Proteins from a single region of Oncorhynchus keta strain PuntledgeMale-10-30-2019 chromosome 20, Oket_V2, whole genome shotgun sequence:
- the LOC118399431 gene encoding thioredoxin-interacting protein-like — protein sequence MVAMPKRVKTFEVIFSDASKAFYCSGDKVAGRIVVEVAEVTRVSAMRVLGVGCAKVEYAKGKQKCREQNEYLRYEEVVQLVDHPADHDGSVVLRPGNKYEYMFGFELPQQGQIVSSYKGKFGYVQYFVKALMERPAQPALECKKHFEVEEPLDVNTPDLLSPTGGMKEKKVTCMFIPDGQVSLNAKIDRKGFCEGEDICICAKFENTCSRIVVPKAAIISKHTYQANGRTKVFRQKLSSVRGNHIISGMCDAWQGKTIRVPKIKPSMLGCNIIRVEYALMIYMHIPGSEKLILELPLVIGTAGLGSRTNSVSSTDGSVSNASASWVSLRMPSAPPSYCDVTRDCRLDQPLTPLLNDYDGDDSPIFMHSSAFQFPPLPAYSEVDEEFNGNTRMLQVC from the exons ATGGTTGCTATGCCAAAGAGAGTGAAGACTTTCGAGGTCATTTTCAGCGATGCTAGCAAGGCTTTCTATTGCAGTGGAGACAAAGTAGCCGGGAGGATCGTGGTGGAAGTAGCGGAGGTGACCAGAGTCTCGGCTATGAGGGTACTCGGAGTTGGATGCGCCAAAGTGGAATATGCCAAAGGAAAGCAGAAATGCAGAGAGCAGAATGAGTACTTGAGATACGAAGAAGTTGTTCAACTTGTTGACCACCCAGCTG ATCATGATGGATCAGTTGTCCTAAGACCTGGCAACAAGTACGAGTACATGTTTGGATTTGAGCTCCCCCAGCAAGG GCAGATTGTGTCTTCCTACAAGGGCAAGTTTGGCTATGTCCAGTACTTTGTCAAGGCCTTGATGGAGAGGCCTGCCCAGCCTGCCCTGGAGTGCAAGAAGCACTTTGAGGTGGAGGAGCCCCTGGATGTGAACACCCCAGATCTGCTG tctcctacAGGCGGCATGAAGGAGAAGAAGGTCACCTGCATGTTCATTCCCGACGGCCAGGTGTCCCTCAACGCCAAGATCGATCGCAAGGGGTTCTGTGAGGGCGAAGACATCTGCATCTGTGCCAAGTTTGAGAACACCTGCTCACGTATTGTGGTGCCCAAGGCAGCCATCATCTCCAAGCACACCTACCAGGCCAATGGCAGGACAAAGGTCTTCCGTCAGAAGCTCTCCTCTGTGCGTGGCAACCACATCATCTCCGGTATGTGCGACGCCTGGCAGGGCAAGACCATCCGTGTGCCCAAGATCAAGCCCTCCATGCTGGGCTGCAACATCATCCGTGTGGAGTACGCCCTCATG atctACATGCACATCCCAGGCAGCGAGAAGCTGATCCTGGAGCTGCCGCTGGTCATCGGCACAGCCGGCCTGGGCAGCCGCACCAACAGCGTGAGCAGCACAGACGGCTCGGTCAGCAATGCCTCAGCCAGCTGGGTGTCCCTTCGCATGCCCTCTGCTCCCCCCAGCTACTGCGACGTCACCCGCGACTGCCGCCTGGATCAGCCCCTCACGCCCCTGCTGAATGACTACGACGGCGATGACAGCCCCATCTTCATGCACTCCTCAGCCTTCCAGTTTCCACCCCTGCCTGCCTACTCTGAG GTTGATGAGGAGTTCAATGGCAACACTCGCATGCTGCAGGTCTGCTGA